Proteins encoded in a region of the Coprobacter tertius genome:
- a CDS encoding TetR/AcrR family transcriptional regulator gives MNVELKERVIAKASLLFVRNGIKSVTMDYIAAQMGISKRTLYENFKDKDELLLETIRYMNRQAEKETLAIAEKSVNSMDLLLRVYQHIGKKLRNTNRNYFTDVKRYHPKIAVLFEEERTERIKNAHILMKQGMAEGLIRPDLKIEIVSMLMIAQLDSLKNTDDLDISRFSFTDIFETMFMNFIRGIATPKGVAFIEEFIAKKMKD, from the coding sequence ATGAACGTAGAGCTAAAAGAGCGAGTCATTGCAAAAGCTTCATTGTTATTTGTAAGGAACGGTATTAAATCGGTCACGATGGACTATATTGCGGCTCAAATGGGTATTTCGAAACGTACATTATACGAAAATTTTAAAGATAAAGATGAACTTCTTCTGGAAACGATACGGTATATGAACAGGCAGGCAGAAAAAGAAACCTTGGCAATTGCCGAAAAGTCGGTAAACTCTATGGATCTTTTATTGCGTGTATATCAGCATATCGGAAAAAAATTGAGAAATACCAATCGTAATTACTTTACGGATGTAAAGCGGTATCATCCGAAGATCGCCGTGCTCTTTGAAGAAGAGAGAACCGAAAGAATAAAGAATGCTCACATACTCATGAAGCAGGGGATGGCAGAAGGCCTTATACGCCCTGATCTTAAAATAGAGATCGTATCGATGTTGATGATCGCCCAACTCGATTCATTGAAAAATACCGATGATTTAGATATCTCGCGTTTCTCGTTCACCGATATTTTTGAAACCATGTTTATGAATTTTATACGTGGTATAGCGACTCCTAAAGGGGTTGCTTTTATTGAAGAATTTATCGCAAAAAAAATGAAAGATTGA
- a CDS encoding NADP-dependent malic enzyme, with translation MTKITKEAALLYHSQGKPGKIEVVPTKPYSTQLDLSLAYSPGVAEPCLEIEKDPEKAYEYTSKGNLVAVISNGTAVLGLGDIGALAGKPVMEGKGLLFKIFAGIDVFDIEVNEKDPDKFIQAVKAISPTFGGINLEDIKAPECFEIENRLKAELDIPVMHDDQHGTAIISGAGLLNALEIQGKKIEDVKIVVNGAGASAISCTKLYVMLGAKKENIVMVDSKGVINAERTNLPESKKQFVTDRKIYTLEDAMRGADVFLGLSKADVVTVEMVQSMNENPIVFALANPNPEIAYEKAKNARTDLIFATGRSDYPNQINNVLGFPYIFRGALDVRATCINEEMKLAAVYAIADLAKKPVPDVVNAAYNLKRISFGPDYIIPKALDPRLLTTVSPAVAKAAISSGVARKVITDWDAYESKLRSLMGYDNKMIRRFTEMAKQNPQRIVFAEANHANMLNAAVMAYQEGICFPILLGNEELIAKLAEQIGVSLEGIQVLNLRSPEEADRRERYARVLANKKQREGVTLAEAREKMYDRNYFGMMMVEVGDADGFITGTYTKYAETIEIAKNIIGIREGHKHFGAMHIMNTKKGTYFLADTLINRHPSTETLVDIARLARNSVKFFAHDPVMAMVSYSNFGADDQGSPASVHEAVAEMQARYPDLLIDGEMQINFALNTNLRDKTFPFNKLAGKEVNTLIFPNLSSANSAYKMMLEMGLAECIGPIQMGLNKPIHFTDIESSSRDIVNLTTVAVLDAIVQREIEKVKSSK, from the coding sequence ATGACTAAAATTACAAAAGAAGCAGCCCTGCTTTATCATAGTCAGGGCAAACCGGGAAAGATTGAAGTTGTCCCAACTAAACCTTACAGCACCCAATTAGATCTGTCACTTGCATATTCACCCGGAGTCGCAGAACCCTGCCTCGAAATAGAAAAAGATCCTGAAAAAGCTTACGAATATACTTCTAAAGGAAATCTGGTAGCGGTAATTTCAAACGGAACCGCCGTCCTCGGGCTGGGAGACATAGGAGCTCTTGCCGGGAAACCCGTTATGGAAGGGAAAGGCCTGCTATTTAAAATATTTGCCGGTATCGACGTTTTCGACATCGAAGTAAACGAGAAAGATCCAGATAAATTTATACAAGCTGTCAAAGCGATCTCTCCTACTTTCGGCGGGATAAATCTCGAAGATATAAAAGCTCCGGAATGTTTCGAGATAGAGAACCGTTTAAAAGCCGAACTCGATATTCCGGTCATGCATGACGACCAACACGGTACGGCTATTATTTCAGGAGCAGGATTATTAAATGCTCTCGAAATACAAGGCAAAAAAATAGAAGATGTAAAAATCGTCGTAAACGGAGCCGGAGCTTCGGCAATCTCTTGCACCAAACTTTATGTAATGCTCGGTGCTAAAAAAGAAAATATCGTAATGGTAGACAGCAAAGGCGTAATAAATGCCGAACGTACCAATCTGCCCGAATCTAAAAAACAATTTGTAACCGATCGTAAAATTTATACACTCGAAGATGCTATGCGGGGAGCTGACGTATTCCTCGGACTTTCCAAAGCCGACGTGGTAACCGTAGAAATGGTACAATCGATGAACGAAAATCCGATCGTTTTCGCATTGGCCAATCCCAATCCCGAAATTGCATACGAAAAAGCAAAAAACGCCCGTACCGATCTGATTTTCGCTACCGGACGATCCGACTATCCCAACCAGATAAACAATGTTTTAGGCTTCCCTTACATCTTCCGCGGAGCCCTCGATGTAAGAGCTACTTGTATTAATGAAGAGATGAAACTGGCTGCTGTATATGCGATTGCCGATTTGGCTAAAAAACCGGTTCCCGATGTCGTTAATGCTGCTTATAATCTAAAACGCATCAGTTTCGGTCCTGATTATATTATACCCAAAGCTCTCGATCCGCGTCTGCTCACAACCGTATCCCCTGCCGTTGCTAAAGCGGCTATCAGTTCAGGTGTTGCTCGTAAAGTTATTACCGATTGGGACGCATACGAAAGCAAACTACGCAGCCTTATGGGATACGATAATAAAATGATACGCCGGTTTACCGAAATGGCGAAACAAAATCCGCAGCGTATCGTATTTGCTGAAGCCAATCACGCTAATATGCTGAATGCGGCTGTTATGGCTTACCAAGAAGGTATCTGCTTCCCTATTTTATTAGGTAATGAAGAACTTATCGCCAAACTGGCCGAGCAAATAGGCGTAAGCCTCGAAGGAATACAGGTATTAAATCTGCGCAGCCCCGAAGAAGCCGATCGCAGAGAACGCTATGCCAGAGTATTGGCTAACAAAAAACAACGGGAAGGCGTTACCCTTGCAGAAGCACGGGAAAAAATGTACGACCGTAACTATTTCGGAATGATGATGGTAGAAGTAGGAGATGCAGACGGTTTTATTACCGGTACCTATACGAAATATGCCGAAACCATAGAAATTGCAAAAAATATCATCGGTATACGGGAAGGACACAAACATTTCGGAGCTATGCACATCATGAATACTAAGAAAGGGACTTATTTCCTCGCCGATACTCTGATAAATCGTCACCCAAGTACCGAAACACTGGTCGATATTGCTCGTTTGGCACGTAATTCGGTTAAATTCTTTGCGCATGATCCCGTTATGGCTATGGTATCCTACTCTAACTTCGGAGCCGATGATCAAGGTAGTCCGGCTTCGGTACACGAAGCGGTAGCCGAAATGCAGGCACGTTACCCCGATTTACTGATCGATGGTGAAATGCAGATAAATTTCGCTCTGAATACGAATTTACGGGATAAAACATTCCCTTTCAATAAATTAGCCGGAAAAGAAGTGAATACGCTAATTTTCCCGAACTTGAGTTCTGCCAATTCAGCCTATAAGATGATGCTCGAAATGGGCTTAGCCGAATGCATAGGCCCCATTCAGATGGGGCTGAATAAGCCGATTCATTTCACCGATATCGAAAGTTCTTCTCGCGATATCGTTAATCTAACGACTGTCGCTGTCCTCGATGCGATCGTTCAGAGAGAAATCGAAAAAGTAAAATCCTCTAAATAA
- a CDS encoding prephenate dehydratase — translation MKKVAIQGVSGCYHETAARNFFSGEEIQVDQCRTFEELLEHMGKDASLIGTMAIENTIAGSLLQNHELLRKSDACIIGEYKLRISHVLAALPGEKIEDITEVNSHPIALMQCGDFLAGHPSMKVVEKGDTAGSAREISEKKLKGHAAICGKLAAELYGLNILAEGIETNKRNFTRFLILADNWKKEELIQESKINKSSLIFTLPHSQGSLSKVLTILSFYDINLTKIQSLPIIGREWEYRFYVDVTFDNYVRYRQSLEAIIPLTKDFKIQGEYAEFTQPL, via the coding sequence ATGAAAAAAGTTGCAATACAAGGAGTATCGGGTTGTTATCACGAAACAGCGGCTCGTAATTTTTTCTCGGGAGAAGAAATACAGGTCGATCAGTGCCGTACTTTCGAAGAATTACTCGAACATATGGGTAAAGACGCTTCCCTGATAGGAACCATGGCGATAGAAAACACCATCGCGGGGTCACTCCTTCAGAATCATGAATTGTTAAGAAAAAGCGACGCCTGCATCATCGGAGAATACAAATTGCGTATTTCTCACGTGCTGGCCGCTCTGCCGGGTGAGAAAATAGAAGATATTACCGAAGTAAACTCCCACCCCATCGCCCTGATGCAATGCGGAGACTTTTTGGCAGGTCACCCTTCTATGAAAGTGGTAGAGAAAGGCGATACTGCGGGAAGCGCCCGTGAAATATCCGAAAAAAAACTAAAAGGGCATGCCGCTATTTGCGGAAAACTGGCTGCCGAATTATACGGCTTGAATATTCTTGCCGAAGGTATCGAAACCAACAAACGCAACTTTACACGATTCCTGATACTGGCCGATAACTGGAAAAAAGAAGAATTGATACAGGAAAGCAAAATAAATAAATCTTCTCTCATTTTTACCCTTCCTCATTCTCAGGGTAGCCTTTCAAAAGTTCTTACGATTCTGTCTTTTTACGATATAAATCTCACCAAAATACAATCATTACCCATCATCGGAAGAGAATGGGAATACCGGTTTTATGTAGATGTGACTTTCGATAACTACGTGCGTTACCGTCAATCCCTCGAAGCCATCATTCCATTAACAAAAGACTTTAAAATACAAGGAGAATATGCTGAATTCACACAACCCCTCTAA
- a CDS encoding pyridoxal phosphate-dependent aminotransferase, whose product MLNSHNPSKMITPANRVNQISEYYFSKKLKEIAEMNAKGMQVISLGIGSPDQPPHPDTIETLCNESRRNDTHGYQPYVGIPELRNAFATWYRKWFGVELDPAKEIQPLIGSKEGILHISLAFLNPGDGVLVPNPGYPTYRSVSNLAEANLIEYELKEENGWMPDFEEIEKNDLSNVKIMWVNYPNMPTGTPATPELFEKLVDFGKKHGIIIVNDNPYSFILNDNRLSILQVPGAKDICIEMNSMSKSHNMPGWRIGMLASNPQFVEWILRVKSNIDSGMFKPLQSAAVTALSTDETWHREMNIDLYRRRRHLAEEIVNTLGCSFDPDQVGMFLWARIPDNEVDSISLADKVLYQARVFITPGIIFGSQGKRFIRISLCATEEVLEKALERIKTNLKNNK is encoded by the coding sequence ATGCTGAATTCACACAACCCCTCTAAAATGATAACTCCGGCAAACAGAGTAAACCAGATAAGCGAGTATTATTTCTCGAAAAAACTGAAAGAAATTGCTGAAATGAATGCTAAAGGGATGCAGGTTATAAGCCTCGGCATCGGTAGCCCCGATCAACCACCACATCCCGATACGATCGAAACGCTATGCAATGAAAGCCGTAGAAACGACACCCACGGTTACCAACCCTATGTGGGTATTCCCGAATTACGGAATGCATTTGCAACATGGTACCGCAAATGGTTTGGAGTTGAACTCGATCCGGCAAAAGAGATACAACCTCTGATTGGCTCTAAAGAAGGAATCCTGCATATTTCACTGGCCTTTCTTAATCCGGGAGACGGCGTACTGGTTCCCAATCCGGGATATCCCACGTATCGGTCGGTCAGTAATCTGGCCGAAGCCAATCTCATCGAATACGAGCTGAAAGAAGAAAACGGTTGGATGCCCGATTTCGAAGAAATCGAAAAAAACGACTTATCGAACGTAAAAATCATGTGGGTAAACTATCCCAACATGCCGACCGGCACACCGGCCACTCCCGAGCTGTTTGAAAAACTCGTCGACTTCGGGAAAAAACACGGGATTATCATCGTCAACGACAATCCGTACAGTTTTATCCTCAACGATAATCGACTGAGTATTTTACAAGTACCGGGAGCAAAAGATATCTGCATAGAGATGAACTCTATGAGTAAGTCTCACAACATGCCGGGATGGCGTATCGGAATGCTCGCTTCCAATCCGCAATTTGTTGAATGGATTCTTAGGGTAAAAAGCAATATCGATTCGGGAATGTTCAAACCCTTGCAAAGCGCTGCGGTTACGGCATTATCAACCGACGAAACCTGGCATCGGGAAATGAATATCGACCTGTATCGCCGCCGCCGGCATCTCGCCGAAGAAATTGTAAATACGCTGGGATGCTCTTTCGATCCCGATCAGGTAGGAATGTTTCTTTGGGCACGCATTCCCGATAACGAAGTCGATTCGATTTCTCTGGCCGATAAAGTATTGTATCAGGCACGCGTATTCATAACTCCGGGAATTATTTTCGGTTCCCAAGGAAAAAGATTCATACGCATTTCTCTCTGTGCGACAGAAGAAGTCCTTGAAAAAGCTCTCGAACGTATAAAAACAAACCTGAAAAATAATAAATAA
- a CDS encoding bifunctional 3-deoxy-7-phosphoheptulonate synthase/chorismate mutase type II has translation MNFESILLPGVNAKRPLIIAGPCSAETEQQVLETAKDLANRGVKIFRAGIWKPRTKPGGFEGVGSKGLPWLKKIKEETGMYTSTEVANERHVFEALKYGVDMLWIGARTTANPFAVQEIADALKGVDIPVLIKNPVNPDLELWIGAVERIYNAGLHKIGVIHRGFSSYDKKLYRNLPQWHIPIELRRRLPELPIICDPSHIGGKRELIAPLSQQAMDLGFDGLIVESHCNPDCAWSDKDQQVTPDVLHYILNMLVIRETQQTTESLTELRCQIDEFDNQLLELLAKRMRVSREIGQYKKEHGMQVLQTARYDEILSKRIAQAQEMGMDGEFMQQVLQAIHEESVRQQMEVLNK, from the coding sequence ATGAATTTCGAATCTATTCTATTACCGGGCGTAAATGCCAAACGCCCTTTGATTATCGCCGGCCCTTGCAGCGCCGAGACGGAACAGCAAGTACTCGAAACGGCCAAAGATCTGGCGAACCGTGGTGTTAAAATTTTTCGTGCAGGGATATGGAAACCACGTACCAAACCGGGTGGTTTCGAAGGTGTTGGCAGTAAAGGGCTTCCCTGGTTGAAAAAGATAAAAGAAGAAACGGGAATGTACACTTCTACCGAAGTTGCCAACGAACGACATGTGTTCGAAGCTTTAAAATATGGTGTCGATATGTTATGGATAGGTGCCCGCACCACAGCCAACCCCTTTGCAGTTCAGGAGATCGCCGATGCCCTGAAGGGAGTCGATATTCCTGTCCTCATAAAAAATCCGGTCAATCCCGATCTCGAACTCTGGATCGGAGCCGTCGAACGTATTTATAATGCAGGATTACACAAAATCGGAGTCATTCACCGTGGATTCAGTTCTTATGATAAAAAGTTATACCGTAATCTCCCGCAATGGCATATACCCATCGAATTACGCCGCCGGTTACCCGAACTTCCTATTATCTGCGATCCCAGCCATATCGGCGGTAAACGCGAACTTATCGCGCCACTTAGCCAACAGGCCATGGACCTCGGATTCGATGGACTTATCGTAGAATCCCACTGTAATCCCGATTGCGCCTGGAGTGATAAAGACCAACAGGTAACCCCCGACGTACTCCATTATATTTTAAACATGCTGGTAATACGCGAAACACAACAAACGACCGAAAGCCTTACCGAACTGCGCTGCCAGATCGACGAATTCGATAACCAACTGCTCGAATTACTGGCAAAACGTATGCGTGTTTCCCGCGAGATCGGACAATATAAAAAAGAACACGGTATGCAGGTTTTGCAAACCGCCCGTTACGACGAAATTTTGAGCAAGCGTATTGCTCAAGCTCAAGAAATGGGTATGGACGGAGAATTTATGCAACAAGTATTACAAGCCATACATGAAGAGTCGGTAAGACAACAAATGGAGGTACTGAACAAATAA
- a CDS encoding prephenate dehydrogenase, with protein MKILILGAGKMGSFFADVLCFQHEVALFDTDMKRLRFAFNTQRITKIEEIEAFKPELVINAATVKYTIDAFKMVLPHIPANCIISDIASVKTGLPEFYKKAGHPFVSTHPMFGPTFASLSDLSTQNTIIISESDHLGKVFFKDLYNSLRLNIFEYSFKEHDETIAYSLSIPFASTLVFASVMKHQDAPGTTFKKHMDIARGLLSEDDYLLTEILFNPHTPGQVEKIQEQLSYLLTIIREKDSEAMKEYLTKLRENIK; from the coding sequence ATGAAAATACTGATTTTAGGAGCCGGTAAAATGGGCTCGTTCTTTGCCGATGTTCTTTGTTTCCAACACGAAGTGGCTCTTTTCGATACCGACATGAAAAGATTGCGTTTCGCATTCAACACGCAACGCATCACAAAAATAGAAGAGATCGAGGCGTTCAAACCCGAGCTCGTAATTAATGCGGCGACTGTAAAGTACACCATCGATGCATTTAAAATGGTGCTACCCCATATCCCTGCGAATTGTATCATTTCCGATATCGCTTCGGTAAAAACAGGATTACCCGAGTTTTATAAAAAAGCCGGACATCCGTTTGTTTCCACCCACCCGATGTTCGGTCCTACATTCGCAAGTCTCAGCGACCTGAGTACGCAAAATACAATTATTATTTCCGAATCGGATCATCTCGGAAAAGTGTTCTTCAAAGACTTGTATAATAGTCTGAGACTGAATATTTTCGAATATTCGTTTAAGGAGCACGACGAGACGATCGCGTATTCATTATCTATCCCCTTCGCATCTACGCTGGTCTTTGCTTCGGTCATGAAACATCAGGATGCACCGGGTACCACGTTTAAGAAACACATGGACATCGCCCGCGGACTTCTGTCCGAAGACGATTACCTGCTTACCGAGATACTTTTCAATCCGCACACTCCGGGACAAGTCGAGAAAATACAGGAACAACTCTCGTACCTACTCACTATCATCCGGGAAAAAGACAGCGAAGCCATGAAAGAGTATCTGACAAAACTACGGGAAAATATAAAATAA
- a CDS encoding SOS response-associated peptidase produces the protein MCFYNSMSKKAKELAARYNRKVNIIESVSGVTQNYRIAAFTDPDCAVVTSDSEIQAYKWGLIPFWTRTEKDASQIRRMTYNAKAETVFSKPSYRESIKRHRCLIPSTGYFEWRHEGDDKIPYYIFLKNEPVFSIAGIYDVWDNPVTGETVYTFSMITTAANPLTAYIHNAPRTGNRMPAILSREEEEIWLGSGLTQEEIKALLKPFDADRMDAYVIRKDFLKKNPFDPSVLEHAGTA, from the coding sequence ATGTGTTTTTATAATTCGATGAGCAAAAAGGCGAAGGAACTGGCAGCTCGTTATAACCGGAAAGTAAATATCATAGAGTCGGTTTCCGGTGTGACACAAAACTACCGAATAGCGGCGTTCACCGATCCCGATTGTGCTGTCGTTACATCCGATAGTGAAATACAGGCATATAAATGGGGACTTATCCCTTTTTGGACTCGCACGGAAAAAGATGCGTCGCAGATACGGCGCATGACTTATAATGCGAAAGCCGAGACCGTTTTCAGCAAGCCTTCTTACAGGGAATCGATAAAAAGACATCGTTGCCTGATACCGAGTACCGGATATTTCGAATGGCGACATGAAGGGGATGATAAAATTCCTTACTATATTTTTCTGAAAAACGAACCCGTTTTTTCGATAGCCGGAATATATGATGTATGGGATAATCCCGTTACCGGGGAAACGGTTTACACTTTTTCGATGATAACGACGGCAGCTAATCCCTTAACAGCGTATATACATAACGCTCCCCGTACAGGCAACCGTATGCCGGCGATACTTTCTCGGGAAGAAGAGGAGATATGGCTCGGTTCGGGGTTGACGCAAGAGGAAATAAAAGCTCTTTTGAAACCATTTGATGCCGATAGGATGGATGCTTATGTTATTAGAAAGGATTTTCTGAAAAAGAATCCTTTCGACCCCTCGGTACTCGAGCATGCCGGGACAGCATAA
- a CDS encoding Y-family DNA polymerase produces the protein MFALVDCNNFYASCERVFNPSLRDKPIVVLSNNDGCVIARSNEVKKLGIKMGVPAYQIKEEIERHHIYVFSSNYTLYGDMSARVMAILQHFSPEMEIYSIDEAFLNLTGLETGGLKEYGEQVTATVKRSTGIPVSMGIAPTKTLAKVANKFAKKYPAYHNVCMIDSEERRVKSLSLTDIGDVWGIGGRYNRFLRGEGITNAYEFSCLSQSWVRKYMTVVGERMWRELNGEPCIDMETAVPRKKQICTSRAFGSSVADIEELSEAVACYASVCAEKLRRQHGYAVSLMVFIHTNNFREDLPQYCRNRVIELPVPTDDTMEIVHYALAALRDIYREGYLFKKAGVIVTEITDRVQTNLFDAVNRKKQAKFMRVVDHMNRGFTDNRLTLAVQSGRRKWKLKQECLSPCYSTRMTDIININCK, from the coding sequence ATGTTTGCGCTGGTAGATTGCAATAATTTTTATGCGTCTTGCGAGCGGGTATTTAATCCATCGCTGAGAGATAAGCCGATTGTAGTACTGAGTAATAATGATGGTTGTGTGATTGCCCGTAGTAACGAGGTGAAGAAATTAGGTATAAAAATGGGAGTACCGGCTTACCAGATAAAAGAAGAGATAGAACGGCATCATATTTATGTATTTTCCTCAAATTATACGTTGTACGGAGATATGTCGGCCCGAGTAATGGCTATTCTCCAGCATTTTTCTCCCGAAATGGAAATTTACTCGATAGACGAGGCGTTTTTGAATCTTACCGGTTTGGAAACAGGAGGGTTGAAAGAGTATGGCGAACAGGTGACCGCCACCGTAAAACGGAGTACGGGTATACCGGTAAGTATGGGAATCGCTCCGACGAAAACACTGGCTAAGGTAGCTAACAAATTTGCGAAAAAATATCCGGCTTATCATAATGTATGCATGATCGATTCGGAGGAGAGGCGGGTAAAATCGCTTTCTCTTACCGATATCGGAGACGTGTGGGGGATCGGAGGGCGATACAATCGTTTTCTTAGAGGAGAAGGTATAACAAATGCTTACGAATTTTCGTGTCTTTCGCAAAGCTGGGTACGAAAATATATGACGGTAGTAGGAGAACGCATGTGGCGGGAACTGAACGGTGAGCCGTGCATCGATATGGAAACGGCTGTACCCAGGAAAAAGCAGATATGTACATCACGAGCTTTCGGGAGTTCGGTTGCAGATATAGAAGAACTTTCGGAAGCGGTCGCCTGTTACGCTTCGGTATGTGCCGAAAAGTTGCGCCGGCAGCATGGTTATGCGGTATCTCTGATGGTATTTATACATACGAATAATTTCAGGGAAGATTTGCCGCAGTATTGCCGGAACCGGGTTATTGAACTTCCCGTACCTACCGACGATACGATGGAAATCGTGCATTATGCTCTTGCGGCTTTACGGGATATATACCGGGAAGGTTATCTTTTTAAAAAAGCCGGAGTTATCGTAACGGAAATTACCGATCGTGTACAAACTAATCTTTTTGATGCGGTAAACCGGAAAAAACAAGCTAAATTTATGCGTGTAGTCGATCATATGAACCGGGGATTCACCGATAACCGGCTGACTTTGGCCGTACAAAGCGGCCGTCGCAAGTGGAAGCTTAAACAAGAATGCCTGTCTCCGTGTTATTCGACCAGAATGACCGATATTATAAACATAAATTGTAAATAG
- a CDS encoding LexA family protein has product MDKNNSAIVLYKVYCGDGITLPFAGEKIKAGFPSPAQDYIDSAIDLNKELIRHPASTFYGRVSGDSMRDAGLYDGDIVIVDKSVTPRDGDMAVCFIDGEFTIKFIRVDKDVVWLVPANEDYRPIKVTRDNDFIVWGIVTYSIKKQMRRR; this is encoded by the coding sequence ATGGATAAAAATAATTCGGCTATCGTATTATATAAAGTGTATTGCGGAGACGGAATTACTCTTCCGTTCGCAGGAGAAAAAATAAAAGCGGGTTTTCCGAGTCCTGCACAGGATTATATCGATTCGGCGATCGATCTGAATAAAGAGCTTATCCGTCATCCGGCCAGTACGTTTTACGGACGGGTTTCTGGTGACAGCATGCGGGATGCCGGATTATATGACGGGGATATCGTTATCGTAGATAAGTCGGTTACGCCGCGTGACGGGGATATGGCCGTGTGCTTTATCGATGGGGAATTTACCATAAAATTTATACGGGTAGATAAAGACGTAGTATGGCTCGTGCCGGCCAACGAGGATTACCGGCCTATAAAAGTGACCCGGGATAACGATTTTATTGTATGGGGTATTGTTACTTATTCGATAAAAAAGCAAATGCGCAGGAGGTAA